The following proteins are co-located in the Manihot esculenta cultivar AM560-2 chromosome 9, M.esculenta_v8, whole genome shotgun sequence genome:
- the LOC110623539 gene encoding B3 domain-containing protein At2g36080 yields MFINLFSTDLPHTLRWTQHLRRHHQLSIMDPNTHPNSSWPSHRYSQYHHRHHLLFSPHSPSFNFSLNRDDNEEQDPEAKQPHHRQPELEKEPMFEKPLTPSDVGKLNRLVIPKQHAEKYFPLGGDSADKGLFLSFEDESGKLWRFRYSYWNSSQSYVLTKGWSRYVKEKQLDAGDVVSFERHRTDDGERLFIGWRRRGDNSSSVVVAQGNNGGLWSRGSYSSSSGYQPYQHGHRVNVIAGGVPFQHAGSGVQNSKKVRLFGVNLECQVEESEPSTPDGSSLSSQGPTQQQLYSFYSSTSSSSNSSHSQMVSYM; encoded by the exons aTGTTCATCAATCTCTTCTCAACAGACCTTCCACATACTCTTCGGTGGACTCAACACCTCCGCCGCCACCACCAGCTATCAATCATGGATCCCAATACTCACCCCAATTCTTCTTGGCCTTCTCATCGATATTCCCAATATCACCACCGCCACCACCTCTTGTTTTCTCCTCATAGCCCTTCTTTCAATTTTAGCCTCAACCGCGACGACAATGAAGAACAAGACCCTGAGGCGAAGCAACCTCACCACCGCCAACCGGAACTGGAAAAAGAACCCATGTTCGAGAAACCCTTAACCCCAAGTGACGTCGGGAAGCTAAACCGTTTAGTAATACCAAAACAACATGCGGAAAAATATTTCCCTCTCGGCGGTGACTCGGCTGATAAAGGACTCTTTCTGAGTTTTGAGGACGAGTCAGGCAAGTTATGGAGGTTCAGATATTCATATTGGAATAGTAGCCAAAGCTATGTATTGACAAAAGGGTGGAGCAGGTATGTGAAGGAGAAGCAACTCGATGCAGGCGATGTTGTTTCATTTGAACGGCACCGCACAGATGACGGTGAGAGACTTTTTATAGGGTGGAGGAGGAGAGGAGATAACAGCAGCAGTGTGGTGGTGGCGCAGGGTAACAATGGTGGGCTGTGGAGTAGAGGATCATATTCATCTTCATCTGGGTACCAGCCTTATCAACATGGCCATAGGGTTAATGTTATCGCCGGTGGTGTCCCATTTCAACATGCag GGTCTGGTGTGCAGAATTCAAAGAAAGTGAGGCTATTTGGAGTGAACTTAGAGTGCCAAGTAGAAGAATCGGAGCCATCAACACCAGATGGCTCGTCTTTGTCGAGCCAGGGTCCGACCCAACAGCAACTCTACAGCTTTTACTcgtcaacttcttcttcttcaaatagTAGCCATAGTCAGATGGTAAGCTAcatgtaa
- the LOC110622530 gene encoding protein trichome birefringence-like 8: protein MDPHHQPSAQKHHLFSLPIIIKRELVYAICLITFILISSIFVFDLIDSHQLSRLGFLSQVLLKNQNSSQGACDYSNGRWVRDQSYYKIQSYDETCPFLDPGFRCRQCGRKDVEYLKWRWKPEGCEIPRFNASDLLERSRNGRIVFAGDSIVRNQWESFLCMLSQGVLNTSTIYEERGQPITKHKGFLSMRFSEHNLTVEYYRVPFLVVVGRPPLDSSTDVKMTVKVDQLHWFSEKWVGADVLVFGGGHWWNEDKTLKMGCYFENGGKVNTSMHALEAFGRSLETWKSWAIQNLDPQRSHIFFRSFSPVHYRNGTWNTGGRCDVDMQPETNKTNLEPEPVNNQLISSVIKQMELEHINSKIQYLNITYLTQFRFDGHPSVHREQGTPVRAPQDCSHWCLPGVPDVWNQILYAHLLSMGFRTK from the exons ATGGATCCTCATCATCAACCCTCAGCCCAAAAACACCACCTTTTTTCTCTCCCCATTATAATCAAAAGAGAACTTGTTTATGCAATATGTTTAATCACGTTCATCCTAATCTCTTCAATCTTTGTCTTTGATCTTATTGACTCCCACCAACTTTCTCGTCTTGGTTTCTTGTCACAAGTCCTACTAAAGAATCAAAACTCATCGCAGGGAGCCTGTGACTACTCTAATGGAAGATGGGTTCGGGACCAAAGTTATTACAAGATTCAATCCTACGACGAAACCTGCCCGTTTCTCGATCCCGGCTTCCGGTGTCGTCAGTGTGGAAGGAAAGATGTAGAGTATCTGAAATGGAGATGGAAGCCTGAGGGCTGTGAAATACCAAG ATTTAATGCGAGCGACCTTCTGGAGAGGAGCAGGAATGGAAGGATAGTATTTGCCGGAGACTCTATTGTAAGAAATCAATGGGAGTCCTTCCTATGTATGCTAAGCCAAGGAGTTCTCAACACGTCGACAATATATGAAGAACGTGGACAACCCATAACTAAACACAAAGGTTTTCTATCTATGCGTTTCAGTGAGCACAATCTCACAGTTGAATACTACAGGGTCCCCTTCCTTGTAGTCGTCGGTCGGCCTCCACTTGATTCTTCTACTGATGTTAAAATGACTGTTAAGGTCGATCAATTGCACTGGTTCTCCGAGAAATGGGTCGGAGCTGATGTTCTCGTTTTCGGTGGAGGCCATTGGTGGAATGAAGATAAAACTCTCAAGAt GGGATGCTATTTTGAGAATGGAGGAAAAGTAAATACTTCGATGCATGCGCTGGAAGCTTTTGGAAGATCTCTAGAAACATGGAAGTCATGGGCAATACAGAATTTAGATCCTCAAAGAAGTCATATTTTCTTTCGTAGCTTTTCTCCCGTACATTACAG GAATGGCACATGGAATACAGGAGGTAGATGTGATGTGGATATGCAACCAGAGACAAACAAGACGAATCTGGAACCTGAGCCTGTGAATAATCAACTGATTTCCAGTGTAATCAAACAAATGGAATTGGAACACATAAATAGTAAGATTCAGTacttaaacatcacatatctGACACAGTTCAGGTTTGATGGTCACCCTTCAGTCCATCGCGAGCAAGGCACTCCAGTTCGTGCTCCACAAGACTGCAGCCACTGGTGCTTGCCCGGAGTACCAGATGTTTGGAATCAAATTCTATATGCTCATTTACTGTCAATGGGATTCAGAACCAAGTAA